In Setaria italica strain Yugu1 chromosome IX, Setaria_italica_v2.0, whole genome shotgun sequence, the genomic stretch TCCAGCGACCACCTTCCTCGCCGCAGCACGTGTCGAGCACCATGCACAGGGGGTCCAGGACTCCCGCGTCCCTGACCCCGGCGAACTTCCGCAGCGCCTCGGGGAAGATCGCCTCCCAGACGGCGTCGCGGTGGAACTCCCCGGCGAGCGCGGCGTTGCCCAGCGCTTGGAGCGCGGCGCGCGCCACGTCGGGGGCGGGGGAGGGAAAggagagcacggcggcggctaCGACGGCGGGGCCGGAGTGCTCGATGAAGGCGTACTGGTtgagctcgtcgccggcgaggaggttgcggaggaggcggaggcggaggagcagggGGCGGGACGGGGAGgcgggcaggaggaagagggtGTCGGCGAGCACGTCGGAGAGACCCCGCCGACCCTCCGGGGTTTTAGAAACTTCTATGAGCGCGGCGAGGATCTCCTCGTCGGCACCGATCTCGCCGGAACGGgacatggtggcggcggggtgggggttTTAGGTGTCCCGATTGTTCTTCCTTCTGAAGAAGCTGCTGCTTTTTCCCTGCGCTTTGTCGTTTTATTATTCATTCACGGACGGGACAAGGCGCGCCGCGGCATCTTCTGGCCGTTTGATGAAGCATTGACCGACCGACCGACGGTTGTGATCAAGTGTAGTTGGTTTTGGGGACAGAATAGATTTGGTCAAAATTGGTTGCTACTCTAAGATGAGAACATATCCTGGTACTCCCACAACGAAGTTGTACTTACTCCCTTAATCCCGCGTACAAAAATCCAATCAGAACGTGTATGTAAAATTCAACAAAAATATGGATGGATAGATGATGCAAAAGTCTAAGTTTATGCAAAATTTGATATGCAACAAAAATCTGTGCAagaatatataaaaaaagtgAAATCAACGCTTGAATAGTGCAGGTTGCACCTGTTCATCATTGGACCCACACCGTTAGTTCAATCGCTGATTTGTCTTTTTCATTTCTTGATGCACAGATTTTTGTTGATGCTTAATTTTTGCATGATGTTAGAAGCAAGATACATCCATTTATAATTTTTGATAGACTTTTGATGCACGTTTAGGGGTGCATTTGCGTGTTGGAAGTACGGGAGTACTCCAACCAACCCGCAGGAGCACCAGATACGTTCTTAGGATGTTTGATCTGAGAAATGTGCTGATCCACTCTTCTTACTTGTAGTTTGGTTTTGGTTTCAGAAAATGGATGTGTTGATAAATAGTTACCTTATCCCTCGCAAGCATATAATCTTTAGTAAAGCAATGAGGAATAGAGTTATTTCACAAGAATTTATAGGCTAATTAATAACCTATATAAATTGATCATCTCGATTAGGAACTCGTCATAAATTATCCAGCAATGCAAGAATCTAATTGTGCCAAAGCTTCTATGGTAAATTATCCAGATTGTTAAAAAAATACGTGTTGCAGTACATCAATGTTTCAAGTACGATGATTGCGAGGATTGGTAATTTACATGATATAGAAGGAAACCACAAGTCGACCGTTTGCGTGCAAATTCTTTACGTATCAAAGTACGGCATATTATTTAATTGAATTTGAATACAGGTTTGCTCGAACACAAAATTTAAATGATATAATGAGATTGAACTCCAATTAAGTTCAAAAAGTTTTATAACTGGCCAGTGGCCACACAAAGTGCAGCTGTGCAAGACATATAGTTTTCCAAATTCAAATATGGATAGAGATGATTCAGATGCCAGAATTCTATACATATTCATACATCCATATTTTCTGTGAAAGGAAATTCGAATAGAAATACTAGAGAAGTTGTTATTTTACTACTAGCAAACTTCGTGCGTATCCTTTAGACCTACTCATAGGCGTTTTTTTTACTAGTAGTATTCTatagcaggaaaaaaaaacgccCATGCCATTCAGCCCCCTTCAGTCTGCTCAGCTCATCCAGACACTGGAATAAGAAACTTTAAGGGAAAAAAACACGATGCCAAATGCTCCAAGAATACACCTGATCCTATAATCGGAGTATTAACTGTATTAGAACAAGCAATCATTCTTTTTCACCAGCATAACTTAAATCTAACCAGTACCTTGGCAGATTATTCAGAATTCTTGCAACCCAGCAGTGTGCTTGATTTGAATTTCGGAAGCACTGCGATTCCTGCTAGTGCTAAGCAAGCATTACAACAATCACGTAGCTCTAACTAACTTTACAACCTTAGAACTGGGTAGAGATTGATCTATGCCCCAGCTTCCCCTCCTAACAGATAATCTAAGAACACTCGCATGCTTAATACACTGCCTCTGTTATTGATTTGTTGCAGCTTCAAGCTGAAGACAAATCAGTGGCCATTGGACACTGCAGTGGTGACACCGTCATCTTTCGCAGCGTAGAACCTTCGGTACATGGAGTCGACGTGTGTGAGATAATAAGTGCCTGCAGGTAACAAGCTTGTGTCCTGACTGGTCACAAAATCCTTTGCCCCATAGCGGTGCTCCATCAGTTTCAGTGCCTCGACAAATTTCTTCGGGGGGACCTGCATGGAAGATACCGGTGAATTAATATCAATCTTGAGGTTCACGGACATAAGACCAATGCAGCAATAGAACTATTACAAAGAATTATTATAGCAACCCAAGCAATTCACTTTATATTAAAACACAATGGATCTCGGTGACAAATGGAGGAATTTCTGAAAAATATCACTAATATTTACCACATGTCTTGCCTCCAGTTTCTTGGAAACATCCAGTACGTTTGCAATGTTTAGCAGGCTGAATGGATGCTCGCCTTCATTAATTTTGAAAGAGAACATTGTTGATGTCAAGCCACTTCCATATGAAAACATAACAATCCTCTGGCCTGCCTGGACATGTCAAAAGGACAGGGAAAAAAGAACAACTTACTTCAACATCAATTGCACGATCTTGTAAAAAGCGGAAGAAACACTGTAAATAGTATTATACCAGAGTTTCATGTCTATTATAGATAACTGAAGCAAAAGCCGCATAGAGTGATGCTGTATACATATTCCCAACTTGTTTTGGGATCAATGTTGTTGGTTGAACCTTGGACTCGTACAGGTTCTTCGCAACTTGCTGAGATGCCTGTGTACACAGCTTAATTGATTAGCGCCAGATGACTTGACCATGTGGAGATATTTCTAGTTCTAGGAATCTATCCGTTTTATACCTTTTCAAGGTCTCGACTCTGGTAGCTTTCTTCAGATGACAAACCAGCATAGGGTGCCAATTTTTCCCTAGACTCTTCATCGACCGTGCTGATTGACATGAGTGGGAAATCTTTTAGTTGACCCAGTTCAGTTTTTGACACATGAATAAATTAAGTACTTTTTTGTTTGATGCATGAAAGGATAATATAGTAAATGAGGAACCTGCAATTTCTCAAGAAATCGTTGTAGCACAAACGAGCAAAGCTTTTCTGTACAAGCTGCACCAAGCAAAAACTTGTAGTAAGGAAAGCAGATAacacaaaaaaaagaattacTTTGCAGAGAGAAGAAAATGTTAAACTGCCTTTGTAAGACCATTGCTGTAAAGCCACTTGTCATGTGCACTTTGCTACAGAGATGttaaaagcatgtatatgggtTTTCTGATACCTTGTTGTATGGAGAATGGAATACAACATAATCTGCATCAAAAATTGAAAATTGCTTTCCCTCATGTTTTTCATACCTGAAATGTGGGAATAGTGGATACAGATTCGATCACCTTAATCAACTTGGTTAATGTGCTAAAATAGAGGGGTATAACTTACTTTTTACAAAATACATTATAACAGGAATCCAATGCCATGAGATAGCATGTCTGTGATAGCTTTCCATCAACCACCTACACACATTGCATATGACATGAATTTCTTTCCATCGAATTTCAAGTTTATTGCATCCGTTTTGGTGTGCAAGACGTATTAGACTAGGGACAGACCGGATATTCACTCGCAAGATCAGGCTTGTAGAAGTCGTATGCATGGGCCATATGAGATCCCCTATATTTGCTTTCAAAAGAAATAGGAGCATTAGGTCCAATCAACATTGCAATAGCAGCTGCACCACCAGTAGGACGAGCCGGACCTTCAGCATAAACCTGTAAAAGGAGTCAAAGGGGATAAAAAAAATGTCAGCACAAGAAATAGCAAGCACTTCAAAAGCTCATGTTACAATAATGTTGTTAGCCAAAATCTGAGTTATTCAATTAGAAATGGAAGACTAATAATATGTTGCTTACCGCACTGTCTGTGCAAACAACAAGTCCATAACGCCCGTCCCATGAGTTGCTTTCAACCCAGTTAACACAATTAAACAACGCAGCTGTTCCACCATAGCATGCATTTGAGGAGTCAACTCCTTCAATATCAGTGTTGCCATATTCCTGGATTCAAATAAGGCAGTTAGAAACTGTAATTAAATCAAGCTCAATTCAAATTTTCAAGATGATATTTTCAAAAATATAAGGAATTTATTTCACTTTTTAGTTTTATCAACAAGGGCCACTGGATCATGCCTGAAAGTTTCGACTatcaaagattaaaaaaatgaaaatcctACTTGTACTGATAGGAACAGACCTCAAATATTTGCATCAGCCATGTCTTTATAGACTTGCTCTTGTCTATAACTGTTTCACTGCCAACTTCCAAACGTCCAATGCACTTCGGGTCGATGTTATAATTTTTCAGGAGGGACTTCACAACTGTCAAGCTGACCCAACATCTTAACAAGTtacattttatataaaaatgaGGATTAAATGAGAAGCAAAATATGGTATGTGAATAGAAAACGAAATATTAGGTTTCCGATTGCATTATCTAAACAGGCCATAGCCATTTGGAATTTGGATTTCACAGTTGTCTGGATAAAGTTTGAACGTTGAGGGCAGAATCAAATAGCTTGAAACCAAGCATGGAAAAGTGTTGTAATTTTGCAATAGGCCATTGCTTAAGTTTGCACGTGATAACTGAGCATATAACTCGCAAATCGAAGAAAGATCAAGATAATAGAAAAAATCATGAGCAAATCTATACAAGAAAgatataaagaaaataaaaaacaacgATAACAGGAGCATTAAGTACTAAGAAAAGTAGTAATACCTCATAGAAATAACATCCTCAACGTCAGTGCAGAATGCCATGCTATCCTGCCCAAGCCCAATGGTGTATTTCCCTTTGCTCACGCCATCATGAGTTTCCAACTCTTCCTGTAGCAAATAGCATGTAAATTAGCAATACACTATGTCAACTAGAACCAAACATATAGATAGCATGCCAATAAGCTGAAGAAAGACCCAGACATTATCAGTGATTACAAAATATTACTGAGTGTATTCTAAAAGCACCAGTTATTTTGAACGGGATGGTGATCATAAATGTCTGAAGCCCTCATTCGATTTACAGTCTCTTTTTTTCTCCACCTGttcgagtattttttttcttcttctcctactCAAGCATATAGACATCTTGAGGCTTGAGATGTTGAATTATTATTCCAATCTAACAAAATATATAGTAGAAATATAGGCATACGCTTGACAACTGAAACTACAAGACACGAGTGAAGTGAAGCTTATAGGTTTCTGTAGAATGGTAAAATTACACAGCAATACGTGATGGATTCTCCATGGCCGTATGGCTGTGCACAGCTAAAAACAGGTTTCGACAGCTGTTGATCAGCATCCGGTGCTTAAATGCCACCATCAGTAACTTGAACAGGCCACAAGGGTCCTCCTGCTACTAGCTTAGCAAGCTCCTTTCAGTCGGCATCGCCTTTTTCCTCCCAgacacagcatattcttttttttccccaactAGTGCCAACAATTCCCACGTCAGCAGTTGCGTCTAGTCCCTTTTGAGATATCTGGCTTCTTGAATAAAACCGTACAACTAGTAGCAAGATTGCTACTTGTACAGTTCAGCTACAGTTTTCCTTGGGCTCAATCCATCATGCATGGTTATCTAAGTACAGCTAGAAGCACTAATCAGGTATTAATAAGAGTAATTGGTGCATTTAGTGGGATGCAGTGAGCACGGGACACGACAGACATTCACAAACAGGTACATGAAAACAACTGTGACCGCTGCTCTGCTCCgtgggaagaagaagggcgcCTCTACCTGAAAACTCTCACCGCAACCAACAAACAGCCTCAGTCTAAAACCCCGCCGCACCGCAACCGTAGAACCCACAGGTCCCGCGCAGGCGCAGAGGAAGCACGCAAAGCGCGTGGTGGCGTTTACGCCGTTCGCCCAAAGACGAACCCAAGGGCGCCTACGCCGTTGGGCCTCTACTCTTGGCCAAGTGAGAACACAATTGCAGGTGGGAAGTGGCGGAGGAGAATGCGAATCCGGCGCGCATGCAATAACCAAGTGTGGCGTTCGTACCTGGAGCACGCAGGTGGGCGGGAAGTAGATGTCCATGGCGAGGATGCCCACGTCCTTGGCCTCCGACGCCAtctctccctccgccgccgccgctacagCCGAAGAAGCTGCAACCGTGCAAGAGAAGACAGCAAGTGGTTAACCCAAAACGCGCCAGGAGAGTAGGGCGAACGAGGCCTTGCAGTCTGGGAATCGGCAATATCTCCGGCCATGGAttgggagagagggagggaacaACATGTGGTACCAGTAGGATGGGGGAAGCCTACAAGAGCGGATCGCAGTCGCGGGCAAGCAGAGATGCGGGATGCGCGAAAACTCTCCTCGGCGCCGTATATATACTCCGCTCTCTCGGCAACGCcgctttttcttttgttgaaatTCTTTTCGCGATTCGTTTCACTCCTCGTCTCCTCCCGTCCGTCAGGACTCGGGACTTCGGGGGTAGGAGGGGGTTGGCCTCGCTCGATGGCTGCTGGAGCAGTGCCGGGGGTTGGTGGTGCAATTGTTGTTGCGGCCGCGGACGCTGGAGGCTCGCTGGACTGGACGCGATCGCGATGCCCCTCGGTAGTATCGCCTCTCTTGCCGGGGCCCCCCGGGGCGGAGAAAAACTGGGAGTCCGTCGGCGCTATCTTCTTGTGGTGCCACGCCACCACGCCCACGCGAACAGGATTCCCCacgggcggcgagggcgcgtgGCGGGCCTGGCCTGCTCGCTCCTGTGCTTTTTCCAGATCGGATCCGGCTTTTAGCTTTGCATCACCCATCACGTGTTCCTATAATACTACCACACGGCACGATGTTTGGCAACTGCTAATTTTGGAACTTCCCAGTGCTAGTGCTGGAGGATGGAGCCCATGTCTGATGTTAATTTTAGGCCGGCGGAAAACTTATCAAACTGGTCTGGTTGGGTTACTCAACAAGATCAAAAAGCTAACTTAGCGCTCGGTCAGTATTCCTAGCACTGGTACGtgtttttgtttcaaaaaaaactcTCCGTGCACCACGAAAAAGGCATCATTGGTGGAGTGCTAGAATGGACTATGGAGGGTGCAGTACTTGTTTAGACTGTCATCAAGTCTAATAGCTATCTATTATTCTTTCGTAGGAAAAAAGGAGGCATGGCCGCATGGTGCGAGGGAATGCCATGCCCGCATGGATGGGGATGAACGGGCGGCCGGATGGGAACAGCGAGTACGAGAATTAGTTGGCCGTTGGGGCTGCAGGTTCAATGGGGATTTTAATTTGGGTCGCGCGGTGTTGGTGGGGGGAGAGGCACGCAGGTATAGTAGACAAGAGACAGGGTCCAAGTTCGCATCCCATGGATATTTTGCGCAAGGTTCGCGTCACTTCCGCATGTCCGCCAGCCAGCCACCGGGCGACGATGGATCGTCGTCGGGGGCTCGGCTCGGCTTCGGCAGATGTGGATGCTGGATGGGGCGAAGGGATGCGATGGACAACCGGCGCACGCGCAGAGCATGGCGGCGCGGCAAGTCGCGTCAGGTCAGCGGTACATGGGATGTTTGTTTCCGGGGTTAAACTTTAAGCTTCTGTCATGGataatactaattagaagtattagatatatgctaattataaaattaattaatttgtgagacgaatctattaaacctaattaattcatgatttgacaatgcggtgctacagtaaccatgtgctaatgatggattaattaggcttaataaattcgtctcgcaaattagtccaggatttctgcaattagttttataattaatttatatttaatcctcctaattagcatctaaacatttgataggaccaaactaaattttagccaaGCCAAGCACGCCCTCTGTCTCGCTGGTGTGCTCTGTCTAAACTTGTCCTGCCCTTTCTGCCGTGCACGTGTACCACCCGAGCAAGTTGCCTTCAGCAGTTTTGACGAGAATAAGTTTCAGGTCAAAACGAAAATAATGAGCAACGACGACGACTGAATGCATGATCAAATGCTTTAGGGCCTTGAGTGCAGCAAGCCCATGGGCCATCGGTGCGGCCACGGCGTGTCCAATGTAAATTTGCCATAAAAATGAATTCAGGTTAGAATCTGTTTTCTGAAACTTCTATTTTCTGGAACACCAATGATCGATGCAAATGCTGTTTTCTCGCATACCATGCATTATCCCAACAAATGACATGCGTATATAACACTATAACCTACAAATTATACAAAACAGTCTCGGCAAGAACTGATGCTATCTGGATAAGTGAACTAATGCTTGTCCTCGGCTCCCTTCCTGATCCACCGCTCCTTCAGAATTCTCAGCCCCATGTACCTGTTCAATTGAATTGAGGCCGTCAAAGAAAATCGAATTTCAGCCCAATGCAAGCAATTTCCTTAACCAAACACTTGTGTGAACTTTGTATACCACCTACCTGCCGAGCATCATGACAGTGGCCTGCGGGTTGGTGCCCGGCGAGTACTTGAAGGTGGAGCTGTCGATGACGCGCAGCCCCCGGACGCCGATGACTCGGTAGTCCCTGTCCACGACGCCCCCGACGTGGCACCCGCCGTGGTAGTGCCAGATGGTCATCACCGTCTCCCTGCAGTACTGGTGCAGCGGGCGCGTGTCCCTGGGGTGCCGCGGCAGCAGGTTCACCGGGAAGTATGCCgtcccggcggcgcggcggaagaCGGCCTCCATGGCGGTGTGGTTGGCGTAGGTGAAGCGGGAGAAGGCCCGCGACCGCACCACCCGCTGGATGGCCTCGATGCCCCGCACGCACCGCTCCACGTCCCGCGGGTCCCGGAAGTAGTTGAAGGTCACCGCCGGGTTCGCGTGCGCGTCCGTCGACCGCAGCTCGATGTGCCCCGTCGACAGCGGGCCAAGGATCTTCTCCAGGATGAAGCCGCCGCGGAACGCGCGCCTGTCCAGCCGCCGCAtcacctccgccgcgcgccgcatCGCCTCCGGCGTCCGCTCCCTCGGCGGGACCGTGCCCAGCTGCCCAGTCTGTTTCCCGACGACACAGTGTGAACACGCGCCAAGCTTTGCTTTGAACTTTGAACGACGGCTAGTACGTACCATGGGCGAGAACATGCCGAAGTttcgggcggcgcggcgggcggcgccgcggccgtggaGCGGGATGCCGAACTGCGAGCCGCTGACGCCCTCGATGAAGCTGCCGAAGCGGGTGACGCCGACGACCTGGACGAGGGAGTGCGCGACGGGGATGGGGGACGGCacgaacaccgagttcatgggGTTGTCGGCCACGCCCTGCCCGACGCCCGGCTGGTCATGGACGGTGCGGATGCCGTGCTTCTCCAGGTGCAGCCGCGGGCCGACGCCGCTCAGCATCAGCAGCTGCGGGCTCCCCAGCGTCCCCGCCGCCAGGATCACCTCGTTCTTGGCGCCTCCCCGCCGCAGGTACACGTGGTGCTGCACGCCCACCGGGTCCGTGAACACCACACCGTACGCCACAGGGTTCGCCACCCCCTCTGCACACCGCGGCAATGGCCATGTGAGACGGTGATGATCTATGTTCTGAAACACCCACCAATATAATGGACTTATGCATTGCATACCAACACGCCTGAAGAGGACCCGTGAGACGGTGGCGTGCAGGAAGACGGTGAGGCGCCTGGGGTGGGCTTTCCGGAGGAAGTCGGCGGCGGTGTGGCGGCGGCCCCTCCTGTCGAAGATGGTGCCGCCGATCTTGGTCCCGGGGACGTGCTCGAGCGTGTAGCCGTTGTCGGGCGTGATGCCAGCCTCGATGAGTCCCTCCCGCAGCGCGCACTGCCACCGCGGCACGCCCGGGCGGAACACGAGCGCGCGCTCCACCCAGCGGTAGGACGCGTTGACGAGGCGGTGGTCCCAGCCGGCGGCGCCCACGTAGCCGCTGCTGGCGCGGGTGTAGAAGCCGGCGTTGAGGCAGCTCCCGCCGCCGAGCACGCGCGCGCGGGCGTTGACGACGCCGTCCTCGGAGACGAAGCGCTGCGCCGGTGACAGCGGGGAGGTGTCGGCCAGCGCGTCGGCGAAGTGGTACTCGCTGGACACGTTGCGGTTGCCGTAGGGGAGGCCGCCCCGCTCCAGGAGGAGCACGCGCGAGTGCTCCGACAGCGTGGCCGCCAGCGGGCagcccgccgtgccgccgcccacGATGATGTAGTTGTAGTAGGACACCAGCGGCGCGTCCCGCGCGTGCCGCACGAACCTGAAGTTGTACCGTTGCGCTGCACCCAACATTGTTCCCAAGCATCGTCATCGTCACAGAAAAAGTGGCTGCAAAAGCTTACGGATTTTTCCATCACCTGCATACGTACGTACCTTCCCGCGAGGCGGTGGCGTTGATGCAGAAGGAGCCAAGAACGGTGGCAAGGATCAGCAGGGCCGCTGTGCTCATGTGGCCAGCCGACATGGTCACTCGCAGAGTGATCTTCAGCGTTGGTGATGAAATGTGATGACTTTGTTTATATGCTGGATGATGTGAATCGATCAGATGAGTAGTAGATACCAATTAGGTTGTCAGGAAGCACATCGGATGTCTTGCAAAGATGGTCTCCGAGTGATGCGGTCATCAGAAAGACGGGGCCCGGCGTTGTCATGAGAACCTTTGCATGTATGGTAAACTACTGGGCCTGTGCATCAATGGCGTGCCTGGCCCAAAATAGCGTACTATTTCTTTATTAATTGGGCTAAGGCCTTGGGCCTATAAAAGTGGACTAAACAAGTGAACACCTTTGTAAATTGGTCCTTAATTAGTTTGTGGCAATAAAGTGGACTGGAAAAGTGAATCCTAGCCTGTTAGCTTAACAACGGTCAGATCCTATTTCAACGCTCGAAAAGTAACCAAAGAACCTCTCTCACGACGGCTTGGATCCTCGATCGTTACGATCAAATTACTACAAGCAATGGAGCAACGAGGACCTTGGGTTGGATTGGATCCTTGGCTACTAAGAGAATCCCAGAATCTGCTACCATCCATGGCCCGAGCGCCAACGGGCCTTGACTAGTGAGAAACCAGTGGCAAACAACGGTGCCATGAGGTCGCCTTCTTTGTTATTTGGGTACATTTATCGGCGATGTCTGTAAGACCCGGCCGGACTTATCTGTCTGCCGCTCGGCGGTTGCTGGTGCCTTCCTCTTCTCAGAATCTCAGCAACCTCTCGTCGACGACGGACCCTGACAACGAGGCGCGGCAGTACTGCTCATGTCGACTCCATTCGTATCCCCCTGACTCCCTGACCGGCCACGGGTTGGTGCCTGGTGCTAACGGGCCGTCACGACCTGTCCAATGTCCACTTGTCCAGTCTCCTGAACCGATAATTGGCCCCGTTTGTTTCCCCGTTCCGCTCTCGGTGCGGCCCGCCGAACGGGGCGCGGTGACCACGCGGTAGCGCCCCGCGAGCCCTCCTCCCGCACCGCGACTTGCCTGCGCCTGAAACGCGCCTCTGCCCCCGCGGTACGAGAAATCGCTTCTGATTTTCCACCGATACCCCTCGTCCCTCCCGTTCCTCTCTCTCGCTTGGGTtcatcggcgccgccgccctctccgaGCTCCGGTGCCTCCGTCCACCACGCATCCGGCGCCGGCCAAGATGGAGGCTTGGGGACAGCGACcgtaggcggcggcgcagcagcagggAGGCGCGGCGTGACGGGCAGGATTGGCGCGGCATGGCCAGCAGGGAGGCACCGCGCgggctttctctctcctcctctcaaCTCTCAAGGCGACGGCGCACCTGATCCTCGCCGATGGCCGACGGTCGCGTGAAGTTTTGCAGCCTGGACCTACGGATGCCGGACGAAGAGGATGCGCGTTGGTGCAGGGCGGGAGCTGcgcggggcgccgggcggcgtggGATGGAGGCGCAGCCAGGTGATACGAGCCACGGGCGGCTGCGTGCGAGCATCTCGGTGGGCGAGTTCGAGGCCGACGGCCGCCGCTCGTTCATTGCAACTCGCAAGGCCTACCTAGAAGATAAGGCACGCCAGTAAAAAAAAACGAAAGGGAAGAGTCATGGTGGGGATAACCCGGGGAACAAACagtaagaaaaaagagaaagaaatggaaaaagaaatgaagaaaaataaatagagataataaaagagaaaaaaagaagaagataggaTAATAAAAGAATGTATTACTAattattttctcaaaatttATGTTTTACAAACTTCAAAAATATTGTCAATATCATCAGTCACAGGAGTATCATTTTACATTCAGAACAGATTAATCAAATACAAATAAGTTTATCTAGATAGCATATTCTTCCAAATTCCTGTATCATTTTACATTCAGAACAGATTAATCAAATACAAATAAGTTTATCTAGATAGCATATTCTTTCAAATTCTCGCACAATTGATTTTCACGTCAGCTCAAACAAACGGACAGACAGAGCCAATCAAGGCTCCAACGGTCTGGTTCAAACGACCGGAATCTTCCACTACCAGGGCAGACGCACATGCCCGCTTGCCCAAGTATGCTGCTAGCATTTTCGTACCTGCTCGACCCAGATGGCCAGATGACGATTTTTTTAACAAGGTCCCGTTTTGTTTTATTAACTGTTCCAtcgtgtgtttttttttaaatcgcTGCCCCATCACGCTGGTCAGCCGAATCCCCCGAATTTCTCGAGCTAGAAGCAAGCAAAAACGGCTCAGGACCATATATATTATCATGTAGTATTAAATTCCTGACGCAGCCGTTGGGCTCGCGTGGCATCGGCCCAGCGGTCGCCCGACGCTACGTGTCGCCGCAGCCCGCAGGCAGAGCTGTCTCGGGCAGGGCGGGCGGTGTGGCGAGAGGGGCGGTGTCACTCCACTCGTCAACCACGGCGCAACCAGCGCAACGCAAGCAGA encodes the following:
- the LOC101773121 gene encoding protein HOTHEAD, whose protein sequence is MLGAAQRYNFRFVRHARDAPLVSYYNYIIVGGGTAGCPLAATLSEHSRVLLLERGGLPYGNRNVSSEYHFADALADTSPLSPAQRFVSEDGVVNARARVLGGGSCLNAGFYTRASSGYVGAAGWDHRLVNASYRWVERALVFRPGVPRWQCALREGLIEAGITPDNGYTLEHVPGTKIGGTIFDRRGRRHTAADFLRKAHPRRLTVFLHATVSRVLFRRVEGVANPVAYGVVFTDPVGVQHHVYLRRGGAKNEVILAAGTLGSPQLLMLSGVGPRLHLEKHGIRTVHDQPGVGQGVADNPMNSVFVPSPIPVAHSLVQVVGVTRFGSFIEGVSGSQFGIPLHGRGAARRAARNFGMFSPMTGQLGTVPPRERTPEAMRRAAEVMRRLDRRAFRGGFILEKILGPLSTGHIELRSTDAHANPAVTFNYFRDPRDVERCVRGIEAIQRVVRSRAFSRFTYANHTAMEAVFRRAAGTAYFPVNLLPRHPRDTRPLHQYCRETVMTIWHYHGGCHVGGVVDRDYRVIGVRGLRVIDSSTFKYSPGTNPQATVMMLGRYMGLRILKERWIRKGAEDKH
- the LOC101757046 gene encoding hydroxymethylglutaryl-CoA synthase, which encodes MASEAKDVGILAMDIYFPPTCVLQEELETHDGVSKGKYTIGLGQDSMAFCTDVEDVISMSLTVVKSLLKNYNIDPKCIGRLEVGSETVIDKSKSIKTWLMQIFEEYGNTDIEGVDSSNACYGGTAALFNCVNWVESNSWDGRYGLVVCTDSAVYAEGPARPTGGAAAIAMLIGPNAPISFESKYRGSHMAHAYDFYKPDLASEYPVVDGKLSQTCYLMALDSCYNVFCKKYEKHEGKQFSIFDADYVVFHSPYNKLVQKSFARLCYNDFLRNCSTVDEESREKLAPYAGLSSEESYQSRDLEKASQQVAKNLYESKVQPTTLIPKQVGNMYTASLYAAFASVIYNRHETLAGQRIVMFSYGSGLTSTMFSFKINEGEHPFSLLNIANVLDVSKKLEARHVVPPKKFVEALKLMEHRYGAKDFVTSQDTSLLPAGTYYLTHVDSMYRRFYAAKDDGVTTAVSNALGNAALAGEFHRDAVWEAIFPEALRKFAGVRDAGVLDPLCMVLDTCCGEEGGRWRLNDLCHEDLGLPILVQVVNTASQVEHKEEWLEWLLFKVCVEEQKFEILFNALCSSNDVECTDSGEYNAKHAFLLGTLSRCLNNHPKEVTVSDSFAHHVFNVHKHAAETVDFTHRGTSRLPTGRPAIDVLGYTLQLLRDICAWESPSSETQGPVGSLLQTGLVKRLLKYLGELEPPSTIRKSMARGQGDNHPALENGNVCPYIGYRTDLVAVIANCLHGRKKVQDEIRKLGGILLLLQQCVIDEDNPYLREWGLLAVKNLLEENEENQKEISELEMQEPVITPEIANIGLKVEIDKETGRPKLVNTSDA